A window of Balearica regulorum gibbericeps isolate bBalReg1 chromosome Z, bBalReg1.pri, whole genome shotgun sequence contains these coding sequences:
- the SLC28A3 gene encoding solute carrier family 28 member 3 isoform X1: MELKETTHDRSGVHNLAFQNDSEGVDVINPKGLEDNSQRIKNSQTKKTVHTNQEDEYINIESDLHENKCDSVDDEQPRLKGHLEKKYDKACEFCKKHKTRIRYVIYGILITAYLAVVIAACSLNFQRALPLFIITVLAIFFTCWDFLIAKYEDKIAAFFSPGERYLEKQCFWLKWVLCAALIITIICWLIFDTAKQGSRQLISFGGLVMYVLLMFIFSKYPTRVAWRPVFSGIAMQFILGLFILRTKVGFDVFNWLGIQIQTFLEYSDTGAKFVFGEKYTDHFFAFKVLPVVVFFSTVMSMLYHVGFMQWLIGKVGWIMQIFMGTTPVESLVAAGNIFVGQTESPLLVRPYLSHITKSELHAVMTAGFSTIAGSVLGAYISFGVSASHLLTASVMSAPASLATSKLFWPETEKPKVTLSSGLQIAKGESNNLLEAASQGASTSILLVANITVNLISFLALLSFLDSALSWVGNLFDYPQLNFENICAYVFMPFSFMMGVDWEDSFIVGGLLGYKTFFNEFVAYEHLSKLIHNREKGGSMYINGVKQYMSVRSEVIATYALCGFANFGSLGLVIGGLTSIAPSKKKEIAGGAFRAMIAGTVACFMTACVAGMLTVPGLEDPCHILLGNAFNSTDFPANSTELVECCQQLFTSVNHSQEIFPGGNNSLSYWKGCCQILDQPAFHCTWIKP, translated from the exons GAGGATGAATACATCAATATTGAGAGTGAtctgcatgaaaacaaatgtgacTCAGTAGATGATGAGCAACCACGCTTGAAAGG gcatttagaaaagaaatatgataaAGCCTGCGAATTTTGTAAGaaacataaaaccagaattCGTTATGTGATCTATGGAATTTTAATAACAG CATACTTGGCAGTAGTTATTGCAGCTTGCAGCTTGAATTTTCAGAGAGCCTTGCCACTCTTTATCATCACTGTCCTAGCCATCTTCTTCACctgctgggattttttaatAGCTAAGTATGAAGACAAAATTGCTGCATTCTTTTCCCCTGGAGAAAGATATCTCGAGAAACAATGCTTTTGGCTAAAATG ggtgCTGTGTGCAGCTCTTATTATAACTATCATCTGCTGGCTTATCTTTGACACAGCAAAACAGGGATCCCGCCAGCTGATCTCTTTTGGTGGGCTTGTGATGTATGTTCTCTTGATGTTTATCTTTTCCAAATATCCAACTAGA GTTGCTTGGAGACCAGTATTTTCAGGAATAGCAATGCAGTTTATTCTCGGGCTTTTTATTCTGAGGACCAAAGTGGGGTTTGATGTGTTTAACTGGTTAGGCATTCAGATCCAG ACTTTTCTGGAGTACTCTGACACAGGTGCCAAGTTTGTGTTCGGTGAGAAGTATACGgatcatttttttgcttttaag GTCCTGCCAGTGGTGGTTTTCTTCAGCACAGTAATGTCTATGCTTTACCACGTTGGATTCATGCAGTGGCTCATTGGAAAG GTTGGTTGGATAATGCAGATTTTCATGGGGACAACTCCTGTTGAGTCTCTGGTAGCTGCAGGTAACATATTTGTGGGACAG ACAGAGTCTCCTCTCCTGGTACGGCCCTACTTATCACACATCACCAAATCTGAACTCCACGCAGTCATGACAGCTGGATTCTCAACTATTGCTGGAAGTGTTTTAGGAGCATATATTTCTTTTGGG GTTTCTGCCTCCCACCTACTGACTGCATCTGTCATGTCAGCACCAGCATCATTAGCCACCTCCAAACTATTCTGGCCTGAAACTGAAAAGCCTAAAGTAACTCTGAGTAGTGGCCTACAGATTGCAAAAGG TGAATCAAACAACCTGTTGGAAGCAGCCAGTCAAGGTGCCTCTACCTCCATCCTGCTGGTGGCAAATATAACCGTGAATCTGATCTCCTTCCTTGCCCTGCTGTCTTTCCTTGACTCAGCCCTCTCTTGGGTGGGCAATCTGTTTGATTACCCACAGCTGAACTTTGAG AACATTTGTGCTTATGTCTTCATGCCATTCTCTTTCATGATGGGGGTAGACTGGGAAGACAGTTTTATTGTCGGTGGACTACTAGGTTACAAAACTTTCTTCAATGAATTTGTGGCTTATGAGCACCTCTCAAAACTGATTCACAACCGAGAGAAGGGTGGGAGCATGTACATTAATGGTGTGAAACAATATATGTCT gtTCGCTCAGAAGTCATTGCCACCTATGCTCTTTGTGGGTTTGCCAACTTCGGTTCCCTGGGACTGGTAATAGGAGGCCTGA ccaGCATtgctccctcaaaaaaaaaggaaatagctgGTGGTGCTTTCAGAGCAATGATTGCGGGAACTGTCGCCTGTTTCATGACAGCCTGTGTTGCAG GAATGCTGACTGTCCCTGGTCTGGAAGATCCTTGCCACATCTTATTAGGAAACGCCTTCAACTCCACAGATTTCCCTGCCAACAGCACGGAGCTAGTTGAATGCTGCCAGCAACTGTTTACCAG TGTAAATCATTCGCAGGAGATCTTCCCTGGAGGAAACAACAGCCTGAGTTACTGGAAAGGATGCTGCCAAATACTGGATCAACCTGCTTTTCATTGCACTTGGATTAAGCCTTAA
- the SLC28A3 gene encoding solute carrier family 28 member 3 isoform X2 — protein MIDRECTIWPSRHLEKKYDKACEFCKKHKTRIRYVIYGILITAYLAVVIAACSLNFQRALPLFIITVLAIFFTCWDFLIAKYEDKIAAFFSPGERYLEKQCFWLKWVLCAALIITIICWLIFDTAKQGSRQLISFGGLVMYVLLMFIFSKYPTRVAWRPVFSGIAMQFILGLFILRTKVGFDVFNWLGIQIQTFLEYSDTGAKFVFGEKYTDHFFAFKVLPVVVFFSTVMSMLYHVGFMQWLIGKVGWIMQIFMGTTPVESLVAAGNIFVGQTESPLLVRPYLSHITKSELHAVMTAGFSTIAGSVLGAYISFGVSASHLLTASVMSAPASLATSKLFWPETEKPKVTLSSGLQIAKGESNNLLEAASQGASTSILLVANITVNLISFLALLSFLDSALSWVGNLFDYPQLNFENICAYVFMPFSFMMGVDWEDSFIVGGLLGYKTFFNEFVAYEHLSKLIHNREKGGSMYINGVKQYMSVRSEVIATYALCGFANFGSLGLVIGGLTSIAPSKKKEIAGGAFRAMIAGTVACFMTACVAGMLTVPGLEDPCHILLGNAFNSTDFPANSTELVECCQQLFTSVNHSQEIFPGGNNSLSYWKGCCQILDQPAFHCTWIKP, from the exons gcatttagaaaagaaatatgataaAGCCTGCGAATTTTGTAAGaaacataaaaccagaattCGTTATGTGATCTATGGAATTTTAATAACAG CATACTTGGCAGTAGTTATTGCAGCTTGCAGCTTGAATTTTCAGAGAGCCTTGCCACTCTTTATCATCACTGTCCTAGCCATCTTCTTCACctgctgggattttttaatAGCTAAGTATGAAGACAAAATTGCTGCATTCTTTTCCCCTGGAGAAAGATATCTCGAGAAACAATGCTTTTGGCTAAAATG ggtgCTGTGTGCAGCTCTTATTATAACTATCATCTGCTGGCTTATCTTTGACACAGCAAAACAGGGATCCCGCCAGCTGATCTCTTTTGGTGGGCTTGTGATGTATGTTCTCTTGATGTTTATCTTTTCCAAATATCCAACTAGA GTTGCTTGGAGACCAGTATTTTCAGGAATAGCAATGCAGTTTATTCTCGGGCTTTTTATTCTGAGGACCAAAGTGGGGTTTGATGTGTTTAACTGGTTAGGCATTCAGATCCAG ACTTTTCTGGAGTACTCTGACACAGGTGCCAAGTTTGTGTTCGGTGAGAAGTATACGgatcatttttttgcttttaag GTCCTGCCAGTGGTGGTTTTCTTCAGCACAGTAATGTCTATGCTTTACCACGTTGGATTCATGCAGTGGCTCATTGGAAAG GTTGGTTGGATAATGCAGATTTTCATGGGGACAACTCCTGTTGAGTCTCTGGTAGCTGCAGGTAACATATTTGTGGGACAG ACAGAGTCTCCTCTCCTGGTACGGCCCTACTTATCACACATCACCAAATCTGAACTCCACGCAGTCATGACAGCTGGATTCTCAACTATTGCTGGAAGTGTTTTAGGAGCATATATTTCTTTTGGG GTTTCTGCCTCCCACCTACTGACTGCATCTGTCATGTCAGCACCAGCATCATTAGCCACCTCCAAACTATTCTGGCCTGAAACTGAAAAGCCTAAAGTAACTCTGAGTAGTGGCCTACAGATTGCAAAAGG TGAATCAAACAACCTGTTGGAAGCAGCCAGTCAAGGTGCCTCTACCTCCATCCTGCTGGTGGCAAATATAACCGTGAATCTGATCTCCTTCCTTGCCCTGCTGTCTTTCCTTGACTCAGCCCTCTCTTGGGTGGGCAATCTGTTTGATTACCCACAGCTGAACTTTGAG AACATTTGTGCTTATGTCTTCATGCCATTCTCTTTCATGATGGGGGTAGACTGGGAAGACAGTTTTATTGTCGGTGGACTACTAGGTTACAAAACTTTCTTCAATGAATTTGTGGCTTATGAGCACCTCTCAAAACTGATTCACAACCGAGAGAAGGGTGGGAGCATGTACATTAATGGTGTGAAACAATATATGTCT gtTCGCTCAGAAGTCATTGCCACCTATGCTCTTTGTGGGTTTGCCAACTTCGGTTCCCTGGGACTGGTAATAGGAGGCCTGA ccaGCATtgctccctcaaaaaaaaaggaaatagctgGTGGTGCTTTCAGAGCAATGATTGCGGGAACTGTCGCCTGTTTCATGACAGCCTGTGTTGCAG GAATGCTGACTGTCCCTGGTCTGGAAGATCCTTGCCACATCTTATTAGGAAACGCCTTCAACTCCACAGATTTCCCTGCCAACAGCACGGAGCTAGTTGAATGCTGCCAGCAACTGTTTACCAG TGTAAATCATTCGCAGGAGATCTTCCCTGGAGGAAACAACAGCCTGAGTTACTGGAAAGGATGCTGCCAAATACTGGATCAACCTGCTTTTCATTGCACTTGGATTAAGCCTTAA
- the SLC28A3 gene encoding solute carrier family 28 member 3 isoform X3, with protein sequence MELKETTHDRSGVHNLAFQNDSEGVDVINPKGLEDNSQRIKNSQTKKTVHTNQEDEYINIESDLHENKCDSVDDEQPRLKGHLEKKYDKACEFCKKHKTRIRYVIYGILITAYLAVVIAACSLNFQRALPLFIITVLAIFFTCWDFLIAKYEDKIAAFFSPGERYLEKQCFWLKWVLCAALIITIICWLIFDTAKQGSRQLISFGGLVMYVLLMFIFSKYPTRVAWRPVFSGIAMQFILGLFILRTKVGFDVFNWLGIQIQTFLEYSDTGAKFVFGEKYTDHFFAFKVLPVVVFFSTVMSMLYHVGFMQWLIGKVGWIMQIFMGTTPVESLVAAGNIFVGQTESPLLVRPYLSHITKSELHAVMTAGFSTIAGSVLGAYISFGVSASHLLTASVMSAPASLATSKLFWPETEKPKVTLSSGLQIAKGESNNLLEAASQGASTSILLVANITVNLISFLALLSFLDSALSWVGNLFDYPQLNFENICAYVFMPFSFMMGVDWEDSFIVGGLLGYKTFFNEFVAYEHLSKLIHNREKGGSMYINGVKQYMSEC encoded by the exons GAGGATGAATACATCAATATTGAGAGTGAtctgcatgaaaacaaatgtgacTCAGTAGATGATGAGCAACCACGCTTGAAAGG gcatttagaaaagaaatatgataaAGCCTGCGAATTTTGTAAGaaacataaaaccagaattCGTTATGTGATCTATGGAATTTTAATAACAG CATACTTGGCAGTAGTTATTGCAGCTTGCAGCTTGAATTTTCAGAGAGCCTTGCCACTCTTTATCATCACTGTCCTAGCCATCTTCTTCACctgctgggattttttaatAGCTAAGTATGAAGACAAAATTGCTGCATTCTTTTCCCCTGGAGAAAGATATCTCGAGAAACAATGCTTTTGGCTAAAATG ggtgCTGTGTGCAGCTCTTATTATAACTATCATCTGCTGGCTTATCTTTGACACAGCAAAACAGGGATCCCGCCAGCTGATCTCTTTTGGTGGGCTTGTGATGTATGTTCTCTTGATGTTTATCTTTTCCAAATATCCAACTAGA GTTGCTTGGAGACCAGTATTTTCAGGAATAGCAATGCAGTTTATTCTCGGGCTTTTTATTCTGAGGACCAAAGTGGGGTTTGATGTGTTTAACTGGTTAGGCATTCAGATCCAG ACTTTTCTGGAGTACTCTGACACAGGTGCCAAGTTTGTGTTCGGTGAGAAGTATACGgatcatttttttgcttttaag GTCCTGCCAGTGGTGGTTTTCTTCAGCACAGTAATGTCTATGCTTTACCACGTTGGATTCATGCAGTGGCTCATTGGAAAG GTTGGTTGGATAATGCAGATTTTCATGGGGACAACTCCTGTTGAGTCTCTGGTAGCTGCAGGTAACATATTTGTGGGACAG ACAGAGTCTCCTCTCCTGGTACGGCCCTACTTATCACACATCACCAAATCTGAACTCCACGCAGTCATGACAGCTGGATTCTCAACTATTGCTGGAAGTGTTTTAGGAGCATATATTTCTTTTGGG GTTTCTGCCTCCCACCTACTGACTGCATCTGTCATGTCAGCACCAGCATCATTAGCCACCTCCAAACTATTCTGGCCTGAAACTGAAAAGCCTAAAGTAACTCTGAGTAGTGGCCTACAGATTGCAAAAGG TGAATCAAACAACCTGTTGGAAGCAGCCAGTCAAGGTGCCTCTACCTCCATCCTGCTGGTGGCAAATATAACCGTGAATCTGATCTCCTTCCTTGCCCTGCTGTCTTTCCTTGACTCAGCCCTCTCTTGGGTGGGCAATCTGTTTGATTACCCACAGCTGAACTTTGAG AACATTTGTGCTTATGTCTTCATGCCATTCTCTTTCATGATGGGGGTAGACTGGGAAGACAGTTTTATTGTCGGTGGACTACTAGGTTACAAAACTTTCTTCAATGAATTTGTGGCTTATGAGCACCTCTCAAAACTGATTCACAACCGAGAGAAGGGTGGGAGCATGTACATTAATGGTGTGAAACAATATATGTCT GAATGCTGA